In Dermacentor variabilis isolate Ectoservices chromosome 11, ASM5094787v1, whole genome shotgun sequence, one genomic interval encodes:
- the LOC142564300 gene encoding uncharacterized protein LOC142564300: MASSKVREQVESYFRELNYASSRIVEDMSIIRQAHGDDWDRISEKKKTEIAWDALVGPDIKEKYNYYPKQYAEVEVFPVIGLNTGDRMISDEDATNARTTKTGCWRDEHSAPFNWETQSQLNMRIFDSVDEVDRKDGTEDSVTDVPVNEQQTCGLASQQATVAPCSAESKNLGSTAVKVDNNVNNGVGAVKTSTFKPCLVSSSASEPNVGRVASPKPDTSTNTLDGSGLKHVKFSNGVESRVPPAAQNRGESRAVVGGSLPRVIHADPKVQASSSATEAKILEPRPPPPSRSQESVCSITSRGSSNPPTPVERKGRRRAPTPPKAPPPDPPRPKTAPPKPPAAAIHNQKPPEAPRKHPSSKPPAPPIPMVKSPTREVVPRPTEKEALVEVTPVRPPRLPSPPKDDPKDSTKSPKEPMAVRCPEGIPKTGFDFLDNW, encoded by the exons ATGGCGTCGTCGAAAGTGCGTGAGCAGGTGGAGTCTTACTTTCGCGAACTAAACTACGCTTCGTCGAGGATCGTTGAAGACATGTCAATCATTCGGCAAGCGCACGGCGACGACTGGGATCGCATAtcggaaaagaagaaaacggagATCGCCTGGGACGCGTTGGTCGGCCCGGATATTAAAGAGAAGTACAACTATTATCCGAAGCAGTATGCCGAAGTTGAAGTGTTTCCCGTCATCGGCCTCAACACGGGCGACAGAATGATATCGGACGAGGACGCTACGAATGCAAGGACTACAAAGACAGGG TGCTGGCGAGACGAGCATTCTGCTCCGTTCAATTGGGAAACCCAG AGTCAGCTCAACATGCGTATTTTTGACTCAGTCGATGAAGTTGATCGGAAAGATGGTACAGAGGATTCTGTCACAGACGTACCGGTGAATGAACAGCAAACCTGTGGCCTGGCTTCCCAGCAAGCCACTGTTGCTCCATGCTCTGCTGAAAGTAAAAATTTGGGGAGTACAGCTGTCAAGGTAGATAACAATGTTAACAATGGAGTCGGTGCTGTGAAAACCAGCACCTTCAAGCCCTGCCTGGTGAGCAGCAGTGCCTCCGAGCCCAACGTCGGCAGAGTGGCCAGCCCAAAACCTGACACTTCAACCAACACTCTGGACGGTTCAGGCCTCAAGCACGTCAAATTCAGCAACGGCGTAGAGTCGAGAGTTCCGCCGGCTGCACAGAATCGAGGCGAGTCGAGGGCTGTCGTTGGTGGAAGCCTCCCGAGAGTGATTCACGCGGATCCCAAGGTTCAGGCCAGCAGCAGTGCCACCGAAGCCAAAATTCTGGAGCCAAGGCCTCCTCCGCCATCGAGGTCGCAGGAATCTGTGTGCTCGATCACATCGCGGGGATCTTCGAACCCTCCGACTCCCGTGGAACGGAAGGGACGTCGAAGGGCCCCGACACCACCGAAGGCTCCTCCTCCGGACCCACCTCGGCCAAAAACGGCGCCACCCAAGCCACCGGCTGCAGCCATACATAACCAG AAGCCTCCAGAAGCTCCTAGGAAGCATCCTTCGTCAAAGCCGCCGGCACCGCCTATACCCATGGTCAAATCCCCCACTCGAGAGGTAGTGCCCAGACCGACCGAGAAGGAGGCCCTTGTAGAGGTCACTCCGGTACGACCTCCAAGGCTTCCATCACCACCGAAAGATGATCCAAAAGACAGCACAAAAAGTCCCAAGGAACCCATGGCAGTTAGGTGCCCTGAG GGGATTCCAAAGACTGGATTTGACTTTCTCGACAACTGGTAA
- the LOC142564296 gene encoding uncharacterized protein LOC142564296 — protein MAARIVRTGVCSCVRLQATLANSVHSRCLATSRALLVRGTKLSVEREDRQDEQCADDDFYGISSDRGVVTVDNPLGDRHERLRRFSHLTRSRNAKVSDENVLVASYGTIRYDSDNRARYHGQFEDDTLLDDFVLGTYEGNADGELKGSRAAPVKGSNESELQKQQEGRVSPRNAARKQKSVDSADTAIPVASERPDFNLANTTAKSSQGAARPSHPRFSPVDDRRVAEKSISKSEGVVSRRESLETLGEARSTKQSNNTQDSNRLESVVGRLSPAEDTAEQRPRSAKHFLERGDEGLSNRGVSSPATSSSESFVTSVRTGEGFKNSVSEARARKAGSKDSRESDDTRKAEDAFRNAAFELRQEPLTVTKESFDASQDSIKFKIKEAKQAKAGDEKTDSSNFAGEGNPTAFEYLRKPQQISLKLDSKGFLILKSEVRPDLTTMLRSEVVDLLRQRVLYDGNDILILDKPYGMICHGSAEGVPDAHVLVRLLPDLASALYPKEDVKLYTVHRLDRDVTGTIVLAKTQKMADVLQTLFEEHNIIKTYQAITFGVPDNDQATIDMPLAEGSVGSAKRMVICPKLEPEFQRLVPKFSKTYEAVTHYRVLSSHGRAAYLELKPVTGVKHQIRVHLGFGLRCPILGDHKYSHLRHLGPQKLSGDILTRLNVRQTKARHIPMHLHSCSVLIPEILDGRNLFVAAKLPYHFVQNLKRLNLHRYK, from the coding sequence ATGGCTGCGCGCATCGTGCGCACGGGTGTCTGTAGCTGTGTTCGCCTTCAGGCAACTCTCGCAAACTCGGTGCATTCCCGATGTCTCGCGACGTCGCGAGCACTCTTGGTTCGAGGAACGAAGCTAAGTGTGGAGCGAGAGGACCGCCAGGACGAACAGTGTGCGGACGACGACTTCTACGGCATCTCGAGCGACCGCGGCGTCGTCACGGTCGACAACCCGCTCGGCGACCGGCACGAAAGACTCCGCCGCTTCTCGCACCTGACTCGCAGTCGAAATGCGAAAGTCTCAGACGAAAACGTTTTAGTGGCCAGTTATGGCACGATTCGCTACGACAGTGACAACAGAGCGCGGTACCACGGTCAGTTCGAGGACGACACACTGTTGGACGACTTCGTCTTGGGTACGTACGAGGGGAACGCCGACGGCGAACTGAAAGGCAGTCGGGCGGCTCCTGTTAAGGGTTCGAATGAATCGGAGCTACAGAAGCAGCAAGAAGGACGCGTTTCACCTAGGAATGCAGCGAGAAAGCAAAAATCTGTTGACAGCGCCGACACCGCGATACCGGTTGCCTCTGAGCGACCAGACTTCAATTTGGCGAACACAACGGCGAAGTCGTCGCAAGGAGCTGCACGTCCGTCTCATCCGCGATTTTCACCCGTTGACGATCGACGTGTCGCCGAGAAGTCCATTTCCAAGTCTGAAGGAGTAGTGTCCAGGAGAGAATCGCTCGAAACCTTAGGCGAAGCACGCAGCACCAAACAGAGTAATAATACGCAGGATAGTAACCGCCTGGAAAGCGTTGTAGGAAGGCTCTCGCCTGCCGAAGatactgcagagcaaaggcctagAAGCGCAAAACACTTTTTGGAGCGGGGCGACGAAGGATTGAGCAACAGGGGCGTCTCGTCACCTGCTACAAGCTCTTCCGAGAGCTTTGTAACGTCTGTAAGGACAGGCGAGGGCTTCAAAAATTCAGTGTCTGAAGCTAGAGCGAGAAAAGCGGGTTCAAAGGACAGCCGCGAAAGTGATGACACAAGAAAGGCGGAAGATGCCTTCCGAAACGCTGCTTTTGAGCTCCGTCAGGAACCGCTGACTGTCACCAAGGAAAGTTTTGATGCCTCCCAGGACAGCATAAAGTTCAAGATTAAGGAAGCAAAGCAGGCAAAAGCGGGTGATGAAAAAACAGACTCCTCAAACTTCGCTGGCGAAGGCAATCCAACAGCTTTCGAGTACCTCCGCAAGCCACAGCAAATCAGCCTCAAGCTTGACAGCAAGGGCTTCCTCATCCTCAAGTCGGAGGTCAGGCCTGACTTGACCACCATGCTCCGTTCTGAAGTGGTAGATCTGTTGAGGCAGCGTGTTCTCTATGACGGTAATGACATACTCATCCTGGACAAGCCATATGGCATGATCTGCCATGGATCTGCAGAAGGTGTCCCCGATGCTCATGTGCTGGTTCGTCTGCTACCAGACCTGGCGTCTGCTCTCTACCCTAAGGAGGATGTCAAGCTGTACACTGTGCATCGTCTCGACCGTGATGTCACGGGCACCATCGTGCTGGCCAAGACGCAGAAAATGGCAGATGTGTTGCAGACATTGTTTGAGGAGCACAACATCATTAAGACCTACCAGGCCATCACATTCGGGGTACCTGACAATGATCAAGCGACAATTGACATGCCTTTGGCTGAAGGATCTGTTGGTTCTGCTAAACGGATGGTCATCTGCCCGAAGCTGGAGCCAGAGTTCCAGCGGCTGGTGCCGAAGTTCTCAAAGACTTATGAGGCCGTCACTCACTATCGCGTGTTGAGCTCCCATGGCAGAGCTGCCTACCTTGAACTGAAGCCTGTGACTGGTGTCAAACACCAGATCCGCGTGCACCTGGGGTTTGGTCTCCGCTGTCCAATCCTGGGGGACCACAAGTACTCACACCTGAGACACCTGGGTCCACAGAAACTTTCCGGAGACATATTGACCAGGCTGAATGTGCGACAGACCAAAGCGAGGCACATCCCTATGCACCTTCACTCCTGTTCAGTCCTGATTCCCGAGATCTTGGATGGCAGGAATTTATTTGTCGCAGCAAAACTTCCATACCATTTTGTGCAGAACTTGAAGCGTCTCAACCTTCACAGATATAAATAA